From Micromonospora echinospora, one genomic window encodes:
- a CDS encoding rhomboid family intramembrane serine protease produces the protein MSESPPTTPVCYRHPGRETYIRCTRCDRPICPECMRDASVGHQCPECVSEGRRSVRPARTAFGGGAVGRQGYVTKALIALNLLMMLLSIASDRGGDSAAGGSGFGGLMGGSTPLTEWGAVLGRALFSDGAIHGVAEGEWYRLLTAMFLHYGVVHLLLNMWALWVLGRSLEGVLGPLRFLALYLIAGLGGNVAAYLFSAPNAATAGASTAIFGLFAALFVIMRRLGRDTSAVVPILVINLVFTFAVPGISIAGHLGGLVVGALMALVLAYAPRMRRSAFQVAGGAVIVVALLGLVLLRTAALLG, from the coding sequence GTGAGCGAGTCACCGCCGACCACGCCCGTCTGCTACCGGCACCCCGGTCGGGAGACGTACATCCGGTGCACCCGCTGTGACCGTCCGATCTGCCCGGAGTGCATGCGGGACGCCTCCGTGGGACACCAGTGCCCGGAGTGCGTGAGCGAGGGTCGACGTTCGGTGCGACCGGCGCGCACCGCCTTCGGTGGCGGTGCCGTCGGTCGCCAGGGCTACGTGACCAAGGCCCTGATCGCGCTGAACCTGCTCATGATGCTGCTCTCCATCGCCTCCGACCGTGGGGGCGACTCGGCGGCCGGTGGCTCCGGGTTCGGCGGGCTGATGGGCGGCAGCACCCCGCTGACCGAGTGGGGTGCGGTGCTCGGCCGGGCGCTCTTCTCCGACGGCGCCATCCACGGCGTCGCCGAGGGCGAGTGGTACCGCCTGCTCACCGCGATGTTCCTGCACTACGGCGTGGTGCACCTGCTGCTCAACATGTGGGCACTGTGGGTGCTCGGGCGGTCCCTGGAGGGGGTCCTCGGGCCGCTGCGCTTCCTGGCGCTCTACCTGATCGCCGGGTTGGGTGGCAACGTCGCGGCGTACCTCTTCAGCGCACCCAACGCCGCCACGGCCGGTGCCTCCACCGCCATCTTCGGTCTCTTCGCCGCGCTCTTCGTGATCATGCGTCGGCTCGGGCGGGACACCTCGGCGGTGGTGCCCATCCTGGTGATCAACCTGGTCTTCACCTTCGCCGTGCCGGGCATCTCCATCGCCGGCCACCTCGGCGGCCTGGTCGTCGGGGCGCTGATGGCGCTGGTCCTGGCCTATGCCCCCCGGATGCGCCGGTCGGCCTTCCAGGTCGCCGGTGGCGCGGTCATCGTGGTGGCCCTGCTCGGCCTGGTCCTCCTCCGCACCGCCGCCCTGCTCGGCTGA
- a CDS encoding PH domain-containing protein has protein sequence MHPGSLRRQWRVPVKLPLVKLAGAGTLAALGGLFAEGDPVRVVLAGLGAAGLAVWAARDLLAPVRLAVDPSGVTVVTGFAGRRTLGWSSIESVAVDDRPRFGLRNQFLEIDTGESLHLLSRHDLDADPAEVAALVAPYLDAHRSGPAAPDGRP, from the coding sequence ATGCACCCAGGGTCGTTGCGCCGACAGTGGCGCGTACCGGTGAAGCTACCGCTGGTCAAGCTGGCCGGGGCCGGGACGCTGGCGGCGCTCGGGGGGCTCTTCGCCGAGGGCGACCCGGTGCGGGTGGTCCTCGCCGGGCTGGGCGCGGCCGGGCTGGCCGTCTGGGCCGCGCGTGACCTGCTGGCCCCGGTACGGCTCGCGGTGGATCCCTCCGGGGTGACCGTGGTCACCGGCTTCGCCGGCCGGCGGACGCTCGGCTGGTCGTCGATCGAGTCCGTCGCGGTGGACGACCGTCCCCGTTTCGGCCTGCGCAACCAGTTCCTCGAAATCGACACCGGCGAGTCGCTCCACCTGCTCAGCCGGCACGACCTCGACGCCGACCCCGCCGAGGTCGCCGCGCTCGTGGCCCCGTACCTGGACGCCCACCGCTCCGGCCCCGCCGCGCCGGACGGTCGGCCCTGA
- a CDS encoding thiolase family protein produces the protein MSDAVIVGAVRTPVGRRKGSLAGVHPVDLSAHVLRALAERTGIAPTDVDDVIWGCVSQVGEQSWNVARNAVLAAGWPESVPGTTLDRQCGSSQQALHFAAATVLSGQADLVVAGGVESMTRVPMGSSVADGMPFSDQIRDRYRGVEGFADDEPLPFNQGVGAELIADRWRFSRTQLDEFALASHEKAAAAQDAGAFDAELAEVALADGGKFTADEGIRRDTSLEKLGELKTPFRADGVVTAGSASQISDGAAALAVTTSEWASRHGLRPLARVHTAVVAADDPVTMLTAPIPATAKALRRAGLGIEEIGVYEVNEAFAPVPLAWLAETEADPERLNPRGGAIALGHPLGASGARIMTTMLQHMRDNGIRYGLQTMCEGGGMANATIVELL, from the coding sequence ATGAGTGACGCGGTTATCGTCGGCGCGGTACGCACCCCCGTCGGGCGGCGCAAGGGCAGCCTGGCCGGCGTCCACCCGGTGGACCTCTCGGCCCACGTGCTCCGTGCCCTCGCCGAGCGGACGGGCATCGCCCCGACCGACGTCGACGACGTGATCTGGGGCTGCGTGTCCCAGGTCGGCGAGCAGTCCTGGAACGTCGCCCGCAACGCCGTCCTCGCCGCCGGCTGGCCCGAGTCGGTCCCCGGAACCACCCTCGACCGGCAGTGCGGGTCGAGCCAGCAGGCGCTGCACTTCGCCGCCGCCACCGTCCTCTCCGGTCAGGCCGACCTGGTCGTCGCCGGGGGAGTCGAGTCGATGACCCGGGTGCCGATGGGGTCCAGCGTGGCCGACGGCATGCCCTTCAGCGACCAGATCCGTGACCGTTACCGCGGCGTCGAGGGCTTCGCCGACGACGAGCCGCTCCCGTTCAACCAGGGTGTCGGCGCGGAGCTGATCGCCGATCGCTGGCGGTTCTCCCGCACTCAGCTCGACGAGTTCGCTCTGGCCAGCCATGAGAAGGCCGCCGCCGCCCAGGACGCGGGAGCCTTCGACGCGGAACTGGCCGAGGTGGCGTTGGCCGACGGGGGCAAGTTCACCGCCGACGAGGGCATCCGCCGGGACACCTCGCTGGAGAAGCTCGGCGAGCTGAAGACCCCGTTCCGCGCCGACGGCGTGGTCACCGCCGGGTCCGCCTCGCAGATCTCCGACGGCGCGGCGGCGCTCGCCGTCACCACCTCCGAGTGGGCCAGTCGGCACGGCCTGCGCCCGCTGGCCCGCGTACACACCGCCGTCGTCGCCGCCGACGACCCGGTCACCATGCTCACCGCCCCCATCCCGGCCACCGCGAAGGCGCTGCGCCGCGCAGGGCTGGGCATCGAGGAGATCGGGGTGTACGAGGTGAACGAGGCTTTCGCCCCGGTGCCCCTGGCCTGGCTCGCGGAGACCGAGGCCGACCCCGAGCGGCTGAACCCGCGTGGTGGGGCGATCGCCCTCGGTCACCCGCTCGGCGCGTCCGGTGCCCGCATCATGACCACGATGCTCCAGCACATGCGGGACAACGGCATCCGCTACGGCCTGCAGACCATGTGCGAGGGCGGCGGCATGGCCAACGCCACCATCGTCGAGCTGCTGTAG
- a CDS encoding response regulator transcription factor, with protein sequence MSVDAANHRGLVLVVEDEPAIADLVRLYLARDGFGVHVERDGPAGLTAARRLRPVVCVLDIALPGLPGTEVCRRLREAGDWTPVIFLTARDDEVDRILGLELGADDYVTKPFSPRELVARVRAVLRRAAGVPEGANRPRQVGPVTLDPSRRTVTVSGTPVQLTSTEFDLLAHLMARPGRVFTREELLAGVWGYAAHAGTRTVDVHVAQVRAKIGDVSVIRTHRGVGYAADG encoded by the coding sequence GTGAGCGTCGACGCAGCGAACCACCGTGGACTGGTCCTCGTGGTCGAGGACGAACCGGCCATCGCCGACCTGGTCCGGCTCTACCTGGCGCGGGACGGTTTCGGCGTCCACGTCGAGCGGGACGGTCCGGCCGGGCTGACCGCCGCCCGCCGGCTCCGGCCGGTCGTCTGCGTGCTGGACATCGCCCTGCCCGGCCTGCCCGGGACCGAGGTCTGCCGTCGGCTGCGCGAGGCCGGGGACTGGACCCCGGTCATCTTCCTCACCGCCCGGGACGACGAGGTGGACCGGATCCTCGGCCTGGAACTGGGCGCCGACGACTACGTGACCAAGCCGTTCAGCCCACGTGAGCTGGTCGCCCGGGTCCGGGCGGTGCTGCGCCGCGCGGCCGGGGTTCCGGAGGGGGCGAACCGGCCCCGGCAGGTCGGCCCGGTGACCCTCGACCCGTCCCGGCGCACGGTCACCGTCTCGGGGACGCCGGTCCAGCTCACCTCGACCGAGTTCGACCTGCTCGCCCATTTGATGGCCCGTCCCGGTCGGGTCTTCACCCGGGAGGAGCTGCTCGCCGGGGTCTGGGGTTACGCGGCGCATGCCGGCACCCGGACGGTCGACGTGCACGTGGCGCAGGTCCGAGCCAAGATCGGCGACGTCAGCGTGATCCGTACCCACCGGGGCGTGGGGTACGCCGCCGATGGCTGA
- a CDS encoding histidine kinase dimerization/phospho-acceptor domain-containing protein, translating to MADRSVGPPEVHQPTGALPTVGTRAARPHRSRPGRTLTARAVLVTCAVSLVSVLVTALVAVPLAVRGVQRQAQDTLAAQARMTAEVLRFRLARGQPTDERLLRLLENQGVETYVLRDGRVDRAGLPPQVVERVAAGQDVSVRRLVDGRPSLVEGRALGDGDGVVLARSRVTGLWRQVLASVWMPLFAGLAAGVVAGWLLARRLARPIRQAAVAAARLSAGDRAVRVPVEPPDEVAELAYALNGLAEALATSEGRQREFLLSVSHELRTPLTAVRGYAEALADGVLGPDEAAQTGRTMLAEAEHLDRLVSDLLALARLEAADFPLDPVPVDLVQFVGAAAGTWSTRCAAVGLAFRVELPDQPVPVHTDPGRIRQVVDGLLENALRVVPPGRPVVLAARPAGVDPVAGGMVEVRDGGPGFTDDDLAVVFERGALHRRYRGIRKVGSGLGLALAAGLVRRLGGTITAGHAPEGGAVFTVLLPAGPDRSRTAP from the coding sequence ATGGCTGACCGCTCCGTCGGCCCGCCCGAGGTCCACCAGCCGACCGGGGCGCTGCCGACGGTGGGCACCCGGGCGGCCCGACCCCACCGGTCCCGGCCCGGCCGCACCCTGACCGCCCGGGCGGTGCTGGTGACCTGCGCGGTGTCCCTGGTCTCGGTGCTGGTCACCGCGTTGGTGGCGGTGCCCCTGGCGGTGCGCGGCGTGCAGCGGCAGGCGCAGGACACGCTGGCCGCGCAGGCGCGGATGACCGCCGAGGTGCTGCGGTTCCGGCTGGCCCGGGGCCAACCGACCGACGAGCGGCTGCTGCGCCTGCTGGAGAACCAGGGCGTCGAGACGTACGTGCTCCGGGACGGGCGGGTCGACCGGGCCGGCCTGCCGCCGCAGGTGGTCGAGCGGGTCGCCGCCGGGCAGGACGTCTCCGTGCGGCGGCTGGTCGACGGTCGCCCTTCCCTGGTCGAGGGGCGCGCGCTCGGCGACGGCGACGGGGTGGTGCTCGCCCGGTCCCGGGTCACCGGGCTCTGGCGGCAGGTGCTCGCGAGCGTCTGGATGCCACTGTTCGCCGGGCTGGCCGCCGGGGTCGTCGCCGGCTGGCTGCTCGCCCGCCGCCTGGCCCGACCGATCCGGCAGGCGGCCGTCGCCGCCGCCCGGCTCAGCGCCGGGGACCGTGCCGTGCGGGTGCCGGTCGAACCACCCGACGAGGTCGCCGAACTGGCGTACGCGCTCAACGGGCTGGCCGAGGCGCTCGCCACCAGCGAGGGACGGCAACGGGAGTTCCTGCTCTCCGTCTCGCACGAGTTGCGTACCCCGTTGACCGCCGTCCGGGGTTACGCCGAGGCGCTCGCCGACGGCGTGCTCGGCCCCGACGAGGCGGCGCAGACCGGACGGACCATGCTGGCCGAGGCGGAACACCTGGACCGCCTGGTCAGCGACCTGCTCGCGCTGGCCCGCCTGGAGGCGGCCGACTTTCCGCTCGACCCGGTGCCGGTGGACCTCGTCCAGTTCGTCGGCGCGGCGGCGGGCACCTGGTCGACCCGGTGCGCGGCGGTCGGGTTGGCGTTCCGGGTCGAGCTGCCTGACCAGCCGGTGCCGGTGCACACCGACCCGGGGCGGATCCGGCAGGTGGTCGACGGGTTGCTGGAGAACGCGCTGCGGGTCGTACCCCCGGGAAGGCCGGTGGTGCTCGCGGCCCGGCCGGCCGGAGTGGACCCGGTGGCGGGCGGCATGGTCGAGGTCCGCGACGGCGGACCCGGATTCACCGACGACGACCTGGCGGTGGTGTTCGAGCGGGGCGCCCTGCACCGGCGGTACCGGGGGATCCGGAAGGTCGGCAGCGGACTGGGACTGGCGCTGGCCGCCGGACTGGTCCGGCGGCTCGGCGGCACCATCACGGCCGGGCACGCCCCGGAGGGCGG